CCGGCGCATCATTGTCTATCGATGGCGCTTGGACGGCGCAGTAACTGCAAATTAAAACGGCCGGGAATTCCCGGCCGTTATGCTTAGTACCGAATGATTAGTTCGATTTAACTTTTTTGCCTTTCGGTTTTTCAACCACATCGGCGGCAACATGCATTTCCAAAATTCTATCCGGATCTTCTACTTTGCCGTTGCGGGTGCGATCGCCTTTTTTCAAGGCATCGACATATTCCATGCCTTCGATTACGCGGCCCCAAATAGTGTACTGGCCATCCAGATAGGACGCCGGCGCAAAGCAAATGAAAAACTGGCTGTCCGCGCTGTTGGGATCGGACGTGCGGGCCATGGATACCGTGCCGCGAACATGTTTTTCGCTGCTAAATTCGGCGGGCAATTTGGTGCCCGATCCGCCCGTGCCATCGCCCTTTGGATCGCCGGTTTGGGCCATAAAGCCTTCGATGACGCGATGGAAAGTCAGGCCATCATAAAATTTCTGGCGGGTCAATTCCTTGATCCGCGCAACATGTTTTGGCGCAAGATCAGGACGCAGTTCGATCACGACCCGGCCGGATTTCAATTCCATATATAAAGTATTTTCTAAATCAGCAGCATTCACAGAAGTCACCATAATTAAAGTTAATAAAATACCTAGCAAAAAACGCATATATATTCTCCGTTAC
This is a stretch of genomic DNA from Alphaproteobacteria bacterium. It encodes these proteins:
- a CDS encoding peptidylprolyl isomerase, with the translated sequence MRFLLGILLTLIMVTSVNAADLENTLYMELKSGRVVIELRPDLAPKHVARIKELTRQKFYDGLTFHRVIEGFMAQTGDPKGDGTGGSGTKLPAEFSSEKHVRGTVSMARTSDPNSADSQFFICFAPASYLDGQYTIWGRVIEGMEYVDALKKGDRTRNGKVEDPDRILEMHVAADVVEKPKGKKVKSN